A stretch of the Hypomesus transpacificus isolate Combined female unplaced genomic scaffold, fHypTra1 scaffold_210, whole genome shotgun sequence genome encodes the following:
- the cry3a gene encoding cryptochrome circadian regulator 3a, which translates to MAPNSIHWFRKGLRLHDNPALQEAIRGAGTVRCVYFLDPWFAGSSNLGVNRWRFLLQCLEDLDASLRKLNSRLFVVRGQPANVFPRLFKEWKISRLTFEYDSEPFGKERDAAIKKLAKEAGVEVIVKTSHTLYDLDKVIDLNGGQPPLTYKRFQTLVSRLDPPEMPVDTISSSMMGCCITPVSEDHGDKYGVPSLEELGFDTEGLPTAVWPGGETEALTRIERHLERKAWVANFERPRMNANSLLASPTGLSPYLRFGCLSCRLFYFKLTDLYRKVKKNSSPPLSLYGQLLWREFFYTTATNNPRFDKMESNPVCVRIPWERNPEALAKWAEAKTGYPWIDAIMTQLRQEGWIHHLARHAVACFLTRGDLWISWEEGMKVFEELLLDADWSVNAGSWMWLSCSSFFQQFFHCYCPVGFGRRTDPNGDFIRRYLPVLRGFPAKYIYDPWNAPESVQTAAKCIIGVDYPKPMVNHAEASRLNIERMKQVYQQLSRYRGLSLLASVPSNGNGHGAMMVYSPGDQPSASNTPHVPLVSGSPVVTGNGSGSTLLNFHREDQPGPRGVQQQQQQQQQQQQHGYQSVPDASLAVPSSTLYHEFAMPQHPGRLLHSGGSVTGKRGRESLRDSLRQEDDDSCSLLKIQRQSTEKT; encoded by the exons ATGGCCCCTAATTCCATCCACTGGTTCCGGAAGGGCCTCCGTCTGCATGACAACCCTGCGCTGCAGGAGGCCATCCGAGGGGCTGGCACTGTGCGCTGTGTTTACTTCCTGGATCCCTGGTTTGCCGGCTCCTCCAACTTGGGGGTCAACCGCTGGAG GTTCCTGCTGCAGTGCCTGGAGGATCTGGATGCCAGCCTGAGGAAACTGAACTCCCGCCTCTTCGTCGTCCGAGGCCAGCCTGCCAATGTGTTTCCTCGCCTCTTCAAG GAGTGGAAGATCTCACGGCTGACGTTCGAGTACGACTCGGAGCCCTTTGGGAAGGAGCGGGATGCTGCCATCAAGAAGCTGGCcaaggaggctggggtggaggtcaTCGTCAAGACCTCCCACACCCTCTACGATCTGGACAA GGTGATCGATCTGAACGGTGGCCAGCCCCCTCTGACCTACAAGCGTTTCCAGACTCTGGTCAGCCGGCTGGACCCCCCTGAGATGCCGGTGGACACCATCTCCAGCAGCATGATGGGGTGCTGCATCACGCCTGTGTCTGAGGACCATGGGGACAAGTACGGGGTTCCTTCCCTGGAGGAACTAG GCTTTGATACTGAAGGCTTGCCTACAGCCGTGTGGCCGGGAGGTGAGACAGAGGCTCTGACCAGAATAGAGCGCCACCTAGAGAGAAAG gCGTGGGTGGCCAACTTTGAGCGCCCCAGGATGAATGCCAACTCCCTGCTGGCCAGCCCCACAGGCCTCAGCCCCTACCTGCGCTTCGGCTGCCTCTCCTGTCGACTCTTCTACTTCAAACTCACCGACCTCTACCGCAAG gtgaagAAGAACAGTTCACCGCCCCTCTCCCTGTACGGCCAGCTACTATGGCGGGAGTTCTTCTACACGACCGCCACCAACAACCCCCGCTTCGACAAGATGGAGAGCAACCCCGTCTGTGTCCGCATCCCGTGGGAGCGCAACCCCGAGGCCCTGGCCAAGTGGGCAGAGGCCAAGACGGGCTACCCCTGGATCGACGCCATCATGACCCAGCTGAGGCAGGAGGGCTGGATCCACCACCTGGCCCGGCACGCCGTGGCCTGCTTCCTGACCCGCGGAGACCTCTGGATCAGCTGGGAGGAGGGCatgaag GTGTTtgaggagctgctgctggacgCAGACTGGAGCGTGAACGCAGGCAGCTGGATGTGGctctcctgcagctccttctTCCAGCAGTTCTTCCACTGCTACTGCCCCGTGGGCTTCGGCCGGCGCACAGACCCCAACGGGGACTTCATCAG ACGCTACCTCCCCGTCCTCCGAGGGTTCCCTGCCAAGTACATCTACGACCCCTGGAACGCTCCAGAGTCCGTGCAGACGGCTGCCAAGTGCATTATCGGTGTGGATTACCCCAAACCCATGGTCAACCATGCAGAGGCCAGCCGCCTCAACATCGAGAGGATGAAGCAGGTCTACCAGCAGCTGTCACGCTACCGGGGACTAA GCCTGCTGGCGTCTGTGCCCTCCAATGGGAACGGCCATGGAGCCATGATGGTCTACTCTCCTGGAGACCAGCCGTCTGCTTCCAACACACCACACG TGCCCCTTGTGTCCGGGAGCCCGGTTGTCACCGGTAACGGCAGCGGGAGCACCCTGCTAAACTTTCACAGAGAGGACCAGCCGGGGCCGCGTGgtgttcaacaacaacaacaacagcagcagcagcagcagcagcatg GTTACCAGTCAGTGCCAGACGCTAGCTTGGCTGTGCCCAGCAGCACACTCTACCACGAGTTTGCTATGCCTCAACACCCAG GGCGCCTGCTGCACTCGGGAGGCAGCGTTACAGGAAAGCGGGGACGCGAGTCGCTGCGTGACTCACTCAGGCAGGAGGACGAtgactcctgctctctcctcaagATCCAACGACAGAGCACAGAG AAGACCTAG
- the LOC124462288 gene encoding ras-related protein Rab-7L1-like, producing the protein MHCQEHTHKVLIVGDKNVGKSSYVKRYVNGNFNYKQPYKMTVGVDFAVKVLQWSDTETVRLHLWDIAGQESFISMTRVYYKGASGCVVMFDMTEPSSFLHARQWKQDVDTKAMLPNGDPIPCILVANKCDLGMGCVSSEKIKEFSEANGFIGWMETSVKDNRNIQEPLRFLVENMLSSGNAVNPHPPQKVDNLQQDSTSARDRGCC; encoded by the exons ATGCATTgtcaagaacacacacataaagtacTCATAGTAGGTGACAAGAATGTTGGTAAATCGTCATATGTCAAACGTTACGTAAATGGCAATTTCAACTATAAACAGCCATACAAAATGACAGTTGGAG TTGATTTCGCAGTAAAGGTGCTTCAGTGGTCTGACACGGAAACAGTCCGACTGCATTTGTGGGACATTGCAG GCCAGGAGAGTTTCATCTCCATGACCAGGGTGTACTACAAAGGAGCATCAGGGTGTGTGGTGATGTTTGACATGACTGAACCTTCCAGCTTCCTCCACGCCCGGCAGTGGAAACAAGATGTTGACACTAAGGCGATGTTGCCCAATGGAGACCCCATACCTTGCATATTGGTGGCCAACAAG TGTGACCTGGGCATGGGATGCGTGTCATCAGAGAAAATCAAAGAGTTCAGTGAGGCCAATGGCTTCATTGGCTGGATGGAGACATCTGTCAAGGACAACAGGAACATCCAGGAGCCCCTCAG GTTTCTAGTGGAGAATATGTTGAGTTCTGGGAATGCAGTGAATCCTCATCCTCCACAAAAGGTGGACAACCTTCAACAAGACTCTACCTCAGCCAGGGACAGAGGATGCTGCTGA
- the tmem81 gene encoding transmembrane protein 81 isoform X1 yields MSHYYISVLWTKSTGWGNLSISFSWCRLGFNIIYTGMPNVLLWLALLLFPLPPTRPQTPPLLSAGDLEEMNAVPAEVIVHSTACSATCGLGVRQQELCPMREGQVEKGGCRMRWVRCLDTWQCGLQTITGPEGGHLELDCLGQVMEAMGRYSFRVSWRYARGIITSDDSLFVLYNSPHLDRVVLGLLQEDNAGTYRCEVQDSTFHLVKRVYKGVRVVPPQVLSLDYDSALVRWDKVDLSHSPNLTGVTGSPYTGRVVRNIVLTSLVASAALAGLILLGLSLLIQRRRWWKSCRRGERVLLARLLPPPGGRGGLEGEGAHTHLHL; encoded by the exons ATGAGTCATT ATTACATTTCAGTACTCTGGACTAAATCAACAGGTTGGGGAAACCTTAGCATCAGCTTTAGTTGGTGCAGACTAGGCTTTAACATCATTTAT ACAGGCATGCCCAATGTGCTTCTCTGGCtggccctccttctcttcccgctGCCACCAACCCgtccccagacccccccacTGCTGTCGGCAGGTGACCTGGAGGAGATGAACGCTGTGCCAGCCGAGGTCATAGTACACAGCACCGCCTGCAGCGCCACCTGTGGCTTAGGGGTGCGTCAACAGGAGCTGTGCCCCATGCGGGAGGGTCAGGTTGAGAAGGGAGGGTGCCGGATGAGGTGGGTGCGCTGTCTGGACACATGGCAGTGTGGGCTGCAGACAATCACAGGGCCAGAGGGTGGCCACCTGGAGCTGGACTGCCTGGGACAAGTGATGGAGGCCATGGGGAGGTACTCCTTCAG GGTGTCATGGCGTTACGCCAGAGGAATCATCACCTCAGACGACTCTCTCTTTGTGCTGTACAACTCTCCTCATCTGGACCGGGTGGTTCTGGGTCTGCTCCAGGAGGACAATGCTGGTACATATCGTTGTGAAGTCCAGGACTCCACCTTCCATCTGGTCAAGAGGGTCTACAAAGGGGTCCGGGTTGTGCCTCCCCAGGTGCTGAGTCTGGACTACGATAGTGCTTTGGTCAGGTGGGACAAAGTCGACCTGAGTCACTCCCCCAACCTTACGGGGGTGACTGGGTCTCCGTACACAGGAAGGGTGGTCCGCAACATTGTTCTGACAAGCTTAGTGGCGTCGGCTGCCCTGGCTGGACTTATCCTGCTGGGTTTGAGCTTACTTATCCAGAGGAGAAGATGGTGGAAAAGCTGTCGGAGAGGTGAGAGGGTCCTGCTCGCCAGACTGCTACCTCctcctggaggaagaggagggctggaaggagagggcgcacacacacaccttcacctctga
- the tmem81 gene encoding transmembrane protein 81 isoform X2: protein MYTGMPNVLLWLALLLFPLPPTRPQTPPLLSAGDLEEMNAVPAEVIVHSTACSATCGLGVRQQELCPMREGQVEKGGCRMRWVRCLDTWQCGLQTITGPEGGHLELDCLGQVMEAMGRYSFRVSWRYARGIITSDDSLFVLYNSPHLDRVVLGLLQEDNAGTYRCEVQDSTFHLVKRVYKGVRVVPPQVLSLDYDSALVRWDKVDLSHSPNLTGVTGSPYTGRVVRNIVLTSLVASAALAGLILLGLSLLIQRRRWWKSCRRGERVLLARLLPPPGGRGGLEGEGAHTHLHL, encoded by the exons ATGTAT ACAGGCATGCCCAATGTGCTTCTCTGGCtggccctccttctcttcccgctGCCACCAACCCgtccccagacccccccacTGCTGTCGGCAGGTGACCTGGAGGAGATGAACGCTGTGCCAGCCGAGGTCATAGTACACAGCACCGCCTGCAGCGCCACCTGTGGCTTAGGGGTGCGTCAACAGGAGCTGTGCCCCATGCGGGAGGGTCAGGTTGAGAAGGGAGGGTGCCGGATGAGGTGGGTGCGCTGTCTGGACACATGGCAGTGTGGGCTGCAGACAATCACAGGGCCAGAGGGTGGCCACCTGGAGCTGGACTGCCTGGGACAAGTGATGGAGGCCATGGGGAGGTACTCCTTCAG GGTGTCATGGCGTTACGCCAGAGGAATCATCACCTCAGACGACTCTCTCTTTGTGCTGTACAACTCTCCTCATCTGGACCGGGTGGTTCTGGGTCTGCTCCAGGAGGACAATGCTGGTACATATCGTTGTGAAGTCCAGGACTCCACCTTCCATCTGGTCAAGAGGGTCTACAAAGGGGTCCGGGTTGTGCCTCCCCAGGTGCTGAGTCTGGACTACGATAGTGCTTTGGTCAGGTGGGACAAAGTCGACCTGAGTCACTCCCCCAACCTTACGGGGGTGACTGGGTCTCCGTACACAGGAAGGGTGGTCCGCAACATTGTTCTGACAAGCTTAGTGGCGTCGGCTGCCCTGGCTGGACTTATCCTGCTGGGTTTGAGCTTACTTATCCAGAGGAGAAGATGGTGGAAAAGCTGTCGGAGAGGTGAGAGGGTCCTGCTCGCCAGACTGCTACCTCctcctggaggaagaggagggctggaaggagagggcgcacacacacaccttcacctctga
- the tmem81 gene encoding transmembrane protein 81 isoform X3, giving the protein MPNVLLWLALLLFPLPPTRPQTPPLLSAGDLEEMNAVPAEVIVHSTACSATCGLGVRQQELCPMREGQVEKGGCRMRWVRCLDTWQCGLQTITGPEGGHLELDCLGQVMEAMGRYSFRVSWRYARGIITSDDSLFVLYNSPHLDRVVLGLLQEDNAGTYRCEVQDSTFHLVKRVYKGVRVVPPQVLSLDYDSALVRWDKVDLSHSPNLTGVTGSPYTGRVVRNIVLTSLVASAALAGLILLGLSLLIQRRRWWKSCRRGERVLLARLLPPPGGRGGLEGEGAHTHLHL; this is encoded by the exons ATGCCCAATGTGCTTCTCTGGCtggccctccttctcttcccgctGCCACCAACCCgtccccagacccccccacTGCTGTCGGCAGGTGACCTGGAGGAGATGAACGCTGTGCCAGCCGAGGTCATAGTACACAGCACCGCCTGCAGCGCCACCTGTGGCTTAGGGGTGCGTCAACAGGAGCTGTGCCCCATGCGGGAGGGTCAGGTTGAGAAGGGAGGGTGCCGGATGAGGTGGGTGCGCTGTCTGGACACATGGCAGTGTGGGCTGCAGACAATCACAGGGCCAGAGGGTGGCCACCTGGAGCTGGACTGCCTGGGACAAGTGATGGAGGCCATGGGGAGGTACTCCTTCAG GGTGTCATGGCGTTACGCCAGAGGAATCATCACCTCAGACGACTCTCTCTTTGTGCTGTACAACTCTCCTCATCTGGACCGGGTGGTTCTGGGTCTGCTCCAGGAGGACAATGCTGGTACATATCGTTGTGAAGTCCAGGACTCCACCTTCCATCTGGTCAAGAGGGTCTACAAAGGGGTCCGGGTTGTGCCTCCCCAGGTGCTGAGTCTGGACTACGATAGTGCTTTGGTCAGGTGGGACAAAGTCGACCTGAGTCACTCCCCCAACCTTACGGGGGTGACTGGGTCTCCGTACACAGGAAGGGTGGTCCGCAACATTGTTCTGACAAGCTTAGTGGCGTCGGCTGCCCTGGCTGGACTTATCCTGCTGGGTTTGAGCTTACTTATCCAGAGGAGAAGATGGTGGAAAAGCTGTCGGAGAGGTGAGAGGGTCCTGCTCGCCAGACTGCTACCTCctcctggaggaagaggagggctggaaggagagggcgcacacacacaccttcacctctga